ACAACAGCCAAACGGTCTTTTGAAATTTTGATAATAGAATTTTTGGTGTCATAAGCCATTACATCTCCTGTAATTACATTTTTGTTTTTATCTTTTTTGGCTTGTTCGTGTAATGATTTCCACGTTCCCAAATCAGACCAACCACAATCACATTGAACGACATAGACATTATCAGCTTTTTCCATTATTCCATAGTCAATCGAAATCCCATGGAATTGTGAATAGGCTTTTTCTAAAGATTTAGCTTCATTTTTAGTATAAAAATCGCTTTTCATATCTTCAAAGGCTTCCGAAATATCACTCAAATAAGTATCAAAGGCTTGTGCAATCGTTTGTGCATTCCAAATAAAAATACCTGCATTCCATACAAAATCACCACTTTCTAAAAATGATTTTGCCATTTCTAAATTAGGTTTTTCAGTAAACAGACGTACTTTTTTCAGATTTCCTTTTTGATTCTCTTCACTCTGGATATAACCATATCCTGTATCTGGGCGTGTTGGTTTGATTCCCAAAGTGATAATTTTATCGCTATACTTAGCTGCATCAATTGCAATAGTAAGTTTATCAATAAAACTATACGTATCCAAAATTACGTGGTCAGAAGGCGTAACAATAATATTAGCTTCTGGATTTTTGGATTTGATTTTATAAGAAGCATAGGCGATACAAGGTGCAGTATTGCGCAAAAAAGGCTCTAATAAAATTTGCTCATCTGAAAAGTTAGGTAACTGTTCTTTTACCAAGTCTTTGTAGTCTTGATTGGTAACAATGTACATATTTTCAGGCTTACAAACAGGCTCAAAACGCTTGACTGTCTGTTGTAAAAGTGATTTTCCAGTTCCTAAAATATCCTGAAACTGTTTTGGGTAATTACGGCGACTGAAAGGCCAAAAACGGCTTCCAATTCCACCTGCC
This is a stretch of genomic DNA from Bernardetia sp. MNP-M8. It encodes these proteins:
- a CDS encoding mannose-1-phosphate guanylyltransferase; protein product: MQDKNTHLIIMAGGIGSRFWPFSRRNYPKQFQDILGTGKSLLQQTVKRFEPVCKPENMYIVTNQDYKDLVKEQLPNFSDEQILLEPFLRNTAPCIAYASYKIKSKNPEANIIVTPSDHVILDTYSFIDKLTIAIDAAKYSDKIITLGIKPTRPDTGYGYIQSEENQKGNLKKVRLFTEKPNLEMAKSFLESGDFVWNAGIFIWNAQTIAQAFDTYLSDISEAFEDMKSDFYTKNEAKSLEKAYSQFHGISIDYGIMEKADNVYVVQCDCGWSDLGTWKSLHEQAKKDKNKNVITGDVMAYDTKNSIIKISKDRLAVVQGLDNFIVADYDGVLLVCHKDQEQRIKEFLETVKKTKKEKYT